One genomic window of Oryctolagus cuniculus chromosome 11, mOryCun1.1, whole genome shotgun sequence includes the following:
- the PRKAG1 gene encoding 5'-AMP-activated protein kinase subunit gamma-1 isoform X2: MKSHRCYDLIPTSSKLVVFDTSLQVKKAFFALVTNGVRAAPLWDSKKQSFVGMLTITDFINILHRYYKSALVQIYELEEHKIETWREVYLQDSFKPLVCISPNASLFDAVSSLIRNKIHRLPVIDPESGNTLYILTHKRILKFLKLFITEFPKPEFMTKSLQELQIGTYANIAMVRTTTPVYVALGIFVQHRVSALPVVDEKGRVVDIYSKFDVINLAAEKTYNNLDVSVTKALQHRSHYFEGVLKCYLHETLETIINRLVEAEVHRLVVVDESNVVKGIVSLSDILQALVLTGGEKP; the protein is encoded by the exons ATGAAGTCTCATCGCTGCTATGACCTGATACCCACAAGCTCCAAACTCGTTGTATTTGACACCTCTCTGCAG GTGAAGAAAGCTTTCTTTGCACTGGTGACTAATGGTGTGCGAGCTGCCCCTTTGTGGGATAGTAAGAAGCAAAGTTTTGTGG GTATGCTGACCATCACGGACTTCATCAACATCCTGCACCGCTACTATAAATCTGCCTTG GTACAAATCTATGAACTAGAAGAACACAAGATAGAAACTTGGAGAG AGGTGTACCTGCAAGACTCCTTTAAGCCGCTTGTCTGCATTTCTCCTAATGCCAG TTTGTTTGATGCTGTCTCTTCGTTAATTCGGAACAAGATCCACAGGCTGCCAGTGATCGACCCGGAATCAGGCAACACTTTGTATATCCTCACCCACAAGCGCATCCTCAAGTTCCTCAAGTTGTTT ATCACTGAGTTCCCCAAGCCAGAATTCATGACCAAGTCTTTGCAAGAGTTACAGATCGGCACCTATGCCAACATCGCCATGGTCCGCACCACCACGCCTGTCTATGTAGCCTTGGGCATCTTCGTCCAGCACCGAGTCTCAGCCCTGCCCGTGGTGGATGAGAAAG GGCGTGTGGTGGACATCTACTCCAAGTTTGATGTTATC AATCTGGCCGCAGAAAAGACCTACAATAACCTGGACGTGTCTGTGACCAAAGCCCTGCAGCACCGGTCACACTACTTCGAGGGCGTCCTCAAGTGCTACCTGCACGAGACCCTGGAGACCATCATTAACAGGCTGGTGGAGGCAGAG GTTCACCGGCTTGTCGTGGTGGATGAGAGCAATGTGGTCAAAGGCATTGTGTCGCTGTCAGACATCCTGCAGGCCCTGGTGCTCACGGGAGGAGAGAAGCCCTGA
- the PRKAG1 gene encoding 5'-AMP-activated protein kinase subunit gamma-1 isoform X3 produces MSILKVKKAFFALVTNGVRAAPLWDSKKQSFVGMLTITDFINILHRYYKSALVQIYELEEHKIETWREVYLQDSFKPLVCISPNASLFDAVSSLIRNKIHRLPVIDPESGNTLYILTHKRILKFLKLFITEFPKPEFMTKSLQELQIGTYANIAMVRTTTPVYVALGIFVQHRVSALPVVDEKGRVVDIYSKFDVINLAAEKTYNNLDVSVTKALQHRSHYFEGVLKCYLHETLETIINRLVEAEVHRLVVVDESNVVKGIVSLSDILQALVLTGGEKP; encoded by the exons GTGAAGAAAGCTTTCTTTGCACTGGTGACTAATGGTGTGCGAGCTGCCCCTTTGTGGGATAGTAAGAAGCAAAGTTTTGTGG GTATGCTGACCATCACGGACTTCATCAACATCCTGCACCGCTACTATAAATCTGCCTTG GTACAAATCTATGAACTAGAAGAACACAAGATAGAAACTTGGAGAG AGGTGTACCTGCAAGACTCCTTTAAGCCGCTTGTCTGCATTTCTCCTAATGCCAG TTTGTTTGATGCTGTCTCTTCGTTAATTCGGAACAAGATCCACAGGCTGCCAGTGATCGACCCGGAATCAGGCAACACTTTGTATATCCTCACCCACAAGCGCATCCTCAAGTTCCTCAAGTTGTTT ATCACTGAGTTCCCCAAGCCAGAATTCATGACCAAGTCTTTGCAAGAGTTACAGATCGGCACCTATGCCAACATCGCCATGGTCCGCACCACCACGCCTGTCTATGTAGCCTTGGGCATCTTCGTCCAGCACCGAGTCTCAGCCCTGCCCGTGGTGGATGAGAAAG GGCGTGTGGTGGACATCTACTCCAAGTTTGATGTTATC AATCTGGCCGCAGAAAAGACCTACAATAACCTGGACGTGTCTGTGACCAAAGCCCTGCAGCACCGGTCACACTACTTCGAGGGCGTCCTCAAGTGCTACCTGCACGAGACCCTGGAGACCATCATTAACAGGCTGGTGGAGGCAGAG GTTCACCGGCTTGTCGTGGTGGATGAGAGCAATGTGGTCAAAGGCATTGTGTCGCTGTCAGACATCCTGCAGGCCCTGGTGCTCACGGGAGGAGAGAAGCCCTGA
- the PRKAG1 gene encoding 5'-AMP-activated protein kinase subunit gamma-1 isoform X1 — translation METVTASDSCSAVKNEHSQDTPDSNNSVYTSFMKSHRCYDLIPTSSKLVVFDTSLQVKKAFFALVTNGVRAAPLWDSKKQSFVGMLTITDFINILHRYYKSALVQIYELEEHKIETWREVYLQDSFKPLVCISPNASLFDAVSSLIRNKIHRLPVIDPESGNTLYILTHKRILKFLKLFITEFPKPEFMTKSLQELQIGTYANIAMVRTTTPVYVALGIFVQHRVSALPVVDEKGRVVDIYSKFDVINLAAEKTYNNLDVSVTKALQHRSHYFEGVLKCYLHETLETIINRLVEAEVHRLVVVDESNVVKGIVSLSDILQALVLTGGEKP, via the exons ACACCCCAGACTCCAACAATAGCGTGTATACTTCCTTCATGAAGTCTCATCGCTGCTATGACCTGATACCCACAAGCTCCAAACTCGTTGTATTTGACACCTCTCTGCAG GTGAAGAAAGCTTTCTTTGCACTGGTGACTAATGGTGTGCGAGCTGCCCCTTTGTGGGATAGTAAGAAGCAAAGTTTTGTGG GTATGCTGACCATCACGGACTTCATCAACATCCTGCACCGCTACTATAAATCTGCCTTG GTACAAATCTATGAACTAGAAGAACACAAGATAGAAACTTGGAGAG AGGTGTACCTGCAAGACTCCTTTAAGCCGCTTGTCTGCATTTCTCCTAATGCCAG TTTGTTTGATGCTGTCTCTTCGTTAATTCGGAACAAGATCCACAGGCTGCCAGTGATCGACCCGGAATCAGGCAACACTTTGTATATCCTCACCCACAAGCGCATCCTCAAGTTCCTCAAGTTGTTT ATCACTGAGTTCCCCAAGCCAGAATTCATGACCAAGTCTTTGCAAGAGTTACAGATCGGCACCTATGCCAACATCGCCATGGTCCGCACCACCACGCCTGTCTATGTAGCCTTGGGCATCTTCGTCCAGCACCGAGTCTCAGCCCTGCCCGTGGTGGATGAGAAAG GGCGTGTGGTGGACATCTACTCCAAGTTTGATGTTATC AATCTGGCCGCAGAAAAGACCTACAATAACCTGGACGTGTCTGTGACCAAAGCCCTGCAGCACCGGTCACACTACTTCGAGGGCGTCCTCAAGTGCTACCTGCACGAGACCCTGGAGACCATCATTAACAGGCTGGTGGAGGCAGAG GTTCACCGGCTTGTCGTGGTGGATGAGAGCAATGTGGTCAAAGGCATTGTGTCGCTGTCAGACATCCTGCAGGCCCTGGTGCTCACGGGAGGAGAGAAGCCCTGA